Sequence from the Leptospira noumeaensis genome:
TCTTTTTGCTCTTTTTGTGAATTCCAACATGCCGCACCCTGCCTTTATTAATTAGACGAACGTTCTTTGTTCCCATCATAACCGTACCGGTTTAATAGGAGCCTAGTAAACCAAGAATTTTGTAAAACTTACGTTTTTGAATCACGGAAGCGTTCTTCCACGAAATTTTTACGACAATAACTCGGTCTTTTCCGATGTTTCTAGTTCTATGATCGGAGGAAGGAGCAAATTCTATACCAAATTCGAGAAGAGATTGTAATTTTGAAAAAAACTCAGAAACGGCTTCTGGCTCCACCGCAACCAGAAGAGAGTCCCTCCTCCCGGCCCCTAAATTGGTTGGACAGGAAGAAACAAAACCCAGTTCCGGGTGGTGTGCCCAATTTTCCTTTTGGAAAAAAAATCGGTAAATGGAGAGGTAATTTCCAAATCCGCTCTCATTTTTCTTTCTGCACCATTGCCCACCGGGAACGATTTTTTCAAAACGAATGTGATCTTCTGATCCCAAATAAAAACCCATCATAGATTCCGGATTTTCATTTCGTGTTTCCGTAGACAGAGACTGGTTTGGATAAAGAAAAAAGTCCATTTTATTATCCACTAACAGTTGTTTTGATTTCAATTCGGAAGGTTCGTAAAAGGGAAAAAGATTTGATTTGAGATTTCTTGTGATTCTTGTTCGTAAAGATAAAAGTGTTAAGGACTTTGGATTTTCTTTTACAAAGTTTTCTAAGGTTTGGATTTCTTTATCAGAAATTATTTTTTTATGATTTGGTTTGGGGTAATCAAAAACAGAAACACAGTGGATACAACCGAACTTACCGCTTTTACGAAACTGAGATTCTTTGGTTCCGCAAAAACGGCAAAAGCGCATTTTATGTAACGGGAGTTAGCTTTCCGGATACAATTCGATTTCTTTTGTGAGCCATGGAGGCAAGTTCCAAGTCATGTGTCACAAGAATTAAAGAAAACTTAAATTCGTTTTGGAGTTCTTTGATAAGGTCCATCAAATGGCGCGAGTTATCACGATCCAAATTCCCTGTAGGTTCATCTGCCAAGATGAGTTGCCTTCTTCCCACAAGTGCACGTGCCACACCGACTCTTGCGCTTTCACCACCGGAGAGTTGGGAAGGAAAACTTTCTGTTCTCTCCCCAAGCCCTACTTTTTGTAAAATTTCAATGGCTCGTTGTTTTGCTAAACTGGGATTCATCCTTGCAATCAGAAGTGGCATCATCACATTTTCTAATGCAGTAAAGTCTGGTAACAATAGATGTTGTTGGAAAATAAAAGAAATTTTTTCAGCACGAAAACTTTCTCTTTGTTTTTCGTTTAGATTTTTTAGGCTCACTCCGCAAACATCCACCTCACCGTCGTCAAACGAATCCATGGCCCCAAGGATATTCAGAAGTGTGGACTTCCCCACTCCCGAAGCTCCTTCCACAGAGACAATCTCACCAGGTAAAACTTCAAAATCAAGGCCGGAGATGATATGGTATCTATTGTCCACAACCTGGTAGTATTTTTCTAATTTGCGAACAGAAACAGTTGGTTTTACATTCATATCAGTCATTTCGTATTGTATCCACAGGGTTTAGATTGGCTGCCATACGCGCAGGGAAATATCCTGCAAGCCCAGAAAGGATGGTCGCTGCCGTTGTTACCATAAAAATAAAGGAAATATCGATATCCACAGGGATATGATCAAAGTAATAAATATCTTTGGGAACTAGTTCCACAGGATCCCAATCGCCTGGGTTGAGTAATCCTCCCACACCATTGATGATTTCAGAAATTGCATTGATGATGACTTCTAGCTGTGTCGCAATAAAAATTCCGGTCATCCCACCAACAAGGGAAGATAAAATTCCCACGATCATTGCGTTCAATGTAAAGATGAGAAGGATATCATTAGAAGCAAGACCAAGTGCTTTTAAGGTTCCAATGGATCTTCTTTTAGCACGAATGAGAGAGTGGACTGTTGCTACCATCCCGAGGGCCGCAAGAACGATAAAAAGAAAAACAATAATAGAAATGATTGTTTTTTCAAGTCGGAGTGCTGCCAAAAAGTTTTCTTGTTCTTCTGCGATGGTTCGAACAGACCAGGAAGTATCATCTTGGATTTTTTTATTCCAATTGTCTTCGTTTAACCGGGATAAGATTCTATGTTTGGTCAATTTCAAATCATCAAGGGAACGAACCTTAATGGCTACTTGGTTGACTGCACCTTTCATTTTAAAAAATTCTTGGGCTTGTGGAAGAGATAAAAACACAAACTTAGAATCATAATTATAATAACCTGTTTTAAAAAGTCCGGCCAAACGAAAGGTTTGAACGTTGACTTGAACCCCACGTTCCACAGTGAACCTTCCACCAGGAACAGCCATAGTGATTTCTCGACCTAGACCGTAACCATAGATGGCACTCATTTCTTTTCCTACTACTACCAATTTCTCAGTATTGATGGATTGGATTTTATCACGATCGTATTGCAATAACCTAGGAAAGTTGGGAAGTCCATTCTCCACCAATTTTTCAATTGAGTCCACAGGGACTGCACGAATCATAATTGGATTAAAATTGTTATTACTTTGGATGAGACCATGGCTAGTGATATTTCCTTCCACAGAAACGAATGACTCGGCAAGTTTTGGATCATCCTTAAGGTGCGCGATGACCTTTTCATAATCATAAATCGCCCCTGACCCATAGGAATTCTCAATTGTGATGTGTGGCCCCCCTTGCCAGAGAGATTCTTTTACTTGTTTTTGGAATCCGTTGAAAATGGAGAGGACAACTACTAGGAGTCCCACTCCCACCGCCATAACAATGAACGACAGCCTGGATTTGATGGAGAGGAAACCCAGAACTCTGGACCCTCGGATGTAACGGATTGTGATTAAAGAGACGATTCCCATGATGACCTAATCTTTTTGACAGCTTTCTTCTAAAGATGGATACTGTCAAAAAAGAACCTTATGCCTGAGACACCAAACTATTATTCTGTCAAAGTGAACCTTCGAGACGAAGCGAATATGGTCTACACCATGATTGCGGCAGTCATAGACCCGGTGGAAACCAAATCGGTGAAGTATGAGGGTGTTTCGTGTACAAGCCCGCTCTCGCTTTTGCCCATTCGCTCGACGTTTCAGGATTTTTACAACCGGATGCAAAGGGTAATCTACAAAGGCGAACAACAAAAAAACATAACCAAATCGCTACAAGAACTCATTAAAACCAAATTTGGATCAGAAAGTTTCTTAGAAGAGATCCTCCACTACATGGATCACAACCTAACAGACAGATTGGACTTCGTATTTAGCGAAATGCACAAAAGAACTGCTGGAAATTCAGAACCAAAAGTTGAAATTCATTTCGAACTGATTTCTCCCGCTGAAATGACCAGAACAACTGTGGATGAAGACGAGATCGCAAAAAAAGAAGCACCTCCACCCACTCCTGTTCCGCAATCTTCTGGATTTTTAATTCCTGCTGACAAACAAATTGTTCAGTTTAAGTTCCAACTTTCCCCAGTAAACGGAACACCTCTTGTGGACTTAAAAGCAGGTGATAACGTTTATATCCGTTTGGTTCCTGGAGATGCCATCACTGATTCAATCATAGGAAATTTAGAACTCAAAGAAGAGTCGGGAGCCATCAAACAAATCGCGGCAAAAATTGTTAACATCTCGAATAACAAAAATTTTTCGGAAGTTGTCATTAAAATCAATGAACAAGTTTACGGAAAAATCATTGAGGAAGAAAACTCTGTAAAAATCAAAACCACTGATGCTCAACTAGGTGCTGCTAATATTATGAGTTCTGTTGCTTCCCCCACAGCAGCAGTTTCCAAAGCAAAACAAAACCAAACACTTTCTGCAGATGAAAGTTTTCACTTGATGCCCTACATCATTATGTTAGTAGTCCTTGCCATTGGTATGATGACTATTTTTGTGATCTTATAATTTAAACCTCTATGGAAAAATTCAAAAAACAACTTCCTATCCTTACACCTCTATTCATAGCACTAGTCATTCTCCACTCTCTTTTTGTTGACTATTCCGTTCAATTCCCCGATTCTTTTTCTTCCGAAAATTCGGAATCTGCCATTCAAGCCATGAAACCTCAAGTAGTTTCTGAAAATGGAGTTTTGAATCGGATTTCTTATTTAGAATCTTTCCTAGTAGAATTAGAATCCAGAGAACTGCCTGTAGATACAGAGCAAGAAGAAACAAAAGACAATATCAAACGAGTTCTTGTGGGACAAAAACTTTTACTAGGGCTTTCTCTTTTTTATTTATTGTTAAGTTTTTCCGTAGCTGTGTCTTATGTTTTCCGAGTTTGGTTTCATAAGGTACTTGCCAACGTATTTTATCCTATTTCTTTCGTTTTTCTTTTACCAAAGGTTTTTTTCCAACTCAACCTCATGGTTCAAAATGAGGTTTTTTCCTATTTTTATTTTGTATTTTTAGTTTGTACTTACATCTCAAGTATTTTGTCTTACAGATGGATTCTAAAAAACAAAGAATTGGCAGAAGGGTTCCAGGCTTTACAGTTTTCTTCTTCCTTAGAAGAAGAAGGTAGATCTCCAAGTTCTACAAAAACAGGATCTATTTTTTCACCAATATTCCATGTTGCGATCATCATCCTCATTGGAATTTTGATTGGAAACTTAATTTATATCCCACTTTTTCTCTTACAAAAACACTATGTGAGCGAATTTAGTTATTTTATATTCTTTTTACTGGGGATTTTGTCTTTGTTTTATATCTTCAACTACAAAAAGGTTGGAGGAGAACCGAGCATTAACAATTGGAAAAATTTTGCAGTTAGTTTTGCTTATTTACAATTTCGATTTTTAAGGAATAGTTTTTGGGCGATGTTTAGCACCGTAGTGATTGTTCTGTTTGTAACTTTTTTATTCAGCCTACTTCTATTTAATATCGATCTCATCCAAAACAATTTAGGATTATTCGGTAAAAGCACAGAATTTTAGAACCAATTTTGTAACAGAACCAAACCTTGATTTGACGAAGTTTAAGAGTGCTAACTAAAAGATTAGATTAGTGGCACTCCGGGTCTTTTCCTTTCTGCACCACACACCATAACTGGCCGTTCGGATAATAAGTAACACGTTTCAAAAGTTCGCCTTCGGAATTATAGACTTCTGAAGCTTCTTTGGTTCCAGTTGGATAATAATAAAACCACTCCCCAACCTTCTTATCATTTTCATAACTTCCTTTTTCTTCCACTTTTGTGTCTGGGTAATAACGAACCCAATCACCTGTGCGAAAACCACCATCAAAGAAACCTTTTTCGTTCAAACGACCACTGTGAAAGTATCTTTGGTAAGAGCCGGTTTCATTTCCAAGTTCCGCAGTTTGGATCCACAATTGTTTCTTTCGATTCCCCGACTGATAGTTTAGTTCGATATAAGGTTTACCGTCAGAAAAATGAAACTTCCAAAGCCCATCCCGGTCGCCGTTGACAAAATTACCTTCCATAATGGGAATTCCGTTTAAGTAATTCAAACGGTTACTTTTTCCATTTGGTTGCCCAAAGGCATTCACGGGAACTTCGGTTACTAAATTTCCGTTTTCATACCACTCGCGATAGGTACCATCCGCGGTTAGTTTATAATAGTTTGTTTTTTTCTGATACTCTGCTTCTTTGGGAACAGAACTTGGTCTTGTTACCGTACCCTTACATGGGCCAAAAACCAAACCAACTAACAATACAAATAGTAATAAGGACACAAAGATCCAAATCGAACTTTCTTTAATGGGTGTAGATGTGGATGTCATTTTCATTTTTAAACTTAGTTAGAATTTCTTTAGAGATAAGAATTCGATTGAGACGTTTAGATCTAATTGGTGTTAAATACCTTAAACACATAAGGATGGTTCCCTCTGGTTCTAAGGAAGTATATACGATTGGAGTGGTTTTGCCAAGTCTCACGAGATAGTTTTTTGACATTTCTCGGATTTTAGATTCCACAAGTTCGGGTGCTAGTACCAGTTCTTCATGTAGGATTTGAGAACAGATTTTTTCAGCTTTTTCCCAATTGGAATTGATATTTAAATAAACTTTAAACTCATCCCAAACAAAATCCATAGTTTCGGAAACAATAAAGAATCGATGCAAAACAATATTGTAATTGGGAAAATGAATGAGCCGGTTTGTGGACTGTTCAAACCTTGGGTCGGATGCAATTTCAAGTAAGGTAAACTTAAAAAAACCAATGTTCACAACATCACCTTTGATGTTATCGAGTTCGATTCGGTCTCCTACTTTAAATCCATTGGCGCCCATAATCATAAACCACCCAACCATGTTCAGCCAAACTTCTTTGAGTGAAATGACAATCCCCGCACCGGCAAGACCGAGGACAGTAGGAAGCAAAGATAAACTAGAAAAAATAACAGGGAGGTAGGCAATTCCAAAAACCAAAAGGAAACCCATACGTGCTACTTTTCTACGATTGTATTCATGAACGGCATCGGGGGCTGGTTTGATTCTTTCGACAAGAATCATGGTGACTTTATAAGAGAAAACAGCGAATACAACCATGTATCCAAATAGGATCATAGTTTCCGCAAAATCACGATTCGACCGTACGAGCAAGGTGAGTGGATTCAAATCCCAATAGAATTCTTTTAGGCTACTTCCACCCATTCTAGAATTTCCCTTTTTGGCGTTTTAAAATTTCGAGAATCATTTTACGTTCTACAGAAACACCAAACTTTGGTTTCCCAAAATCTTCTAGTAACACAAACTTCAAAGAACTTCCTTCCTTCTTTTTATCATGTTCCATATGTTTTAGGACTAATTCAGGTTTTTCTTCTAATAAAGTGGGTAGTTCCAATTGATTCATGAGAGTGATTGCTTTTTTAAAATTGGAATCAGAAAATCCAGATAACTCGCGAGATAATAATAAAGCTGTGACAAGGCCGATGGACACGGCCTCTCCATGAGAATATTTTTTATATTGAGTTAATGATTCGATCGCATGGCCGGTTGTATGACCTAAATTCAAAACAGCACGGAGTCCCGATTCTTTTTCGTCTTGTGCCACAATCCCAGACTTCACACGAACCGACTCCTCAATCGCATAACGAAGGATTGCCGATTTTTCAGAATATTCGGAACGTTTTGAATTAGTTATTTTTTCTAAAAAACTTCCGCCATCAAGAAATGC
This genomic interval carries:
- a CDS encoding ABC transporter ATP-binding protein, encoding MTDMNVKPTVSVRKLEKYYQVVDNRYHIISGLDFEVLPGEIVSVEGASGVGKSTLLNILGAMDSFDDGEVDVCGVSLKNLNEKQRESFRAEKISFIFQQHLLLPDFTALENVMMPLLIARMNPSLAKQRAIEILQKVGLGERTESFPSQLSGGESARVGVARALVGRRQLILADEPTGNLDRDNSRHLMDLIKELQNEFKFSLILVTHDLELASMAHKRNRIVSGKLTPVT
- a CDS encoding mechanosensitive ion channel family protein, which translates into the protein MGGSSLKEFYWDLNPLTLLVRSNRDFAETMILFGYMVVFAVFSYKVTMILVERIKPAPDAVHEYNRRKVARMGFLLVFGIAYLPVIFSSLSLLPTVLGLAGAGIVISLKEVWLNMVGWFMIMGANGFKVGDRIELDNIKGDVVNIGFFKFTLLEIASDPRFEQSTNRLIHFPNYNIVLHRFFIVSETMDFVWDEFKVYLNINSNWEKAEKICSQILHEELVLAPELVESKIREMSKNYLVRLGKTTPIVYTSLEPEGTILMCLRYLTPIRSKRLNRILISKEILTKFKNENDIHIYTH
- a CDS encoding ABC transporter permease translates to MGIVSLITIRYIRGSRVLGFLSIKSRLSFIVMAVGVGLLVVVLSIFNGFQKQVKESLWQGGPHITIENSYGSGAIYDYEKVIAHLKDDPKLAESFVSVEGNITSHGLIQSNNNFNPIMIRAVPVDSIEKLVENGLPNFPRLLQYDRDKIQSINTEKLVVVGKEMSAIYGYGLGREITMAVPGGRFTVERGVQVNVQTFRLAGLFKTGYYNYDSKFVFLSLPQAQEFFKMKGAVNQVAIKVRSLDDLKLTKHRILSRLNEDNWNKKIQDDTSWSVRTIAEEQENFLAALRLEKTIISIIVFLFIVLAALGMVATVHSLIRAKRRSIGTLKALGLASNDILLIFTLNAMIVGILSSLVGGMTGIFIATQLEVIINAISEIINGVGGLLNPGDWDPVELVPKDIYYFDHIPVDIDISFIFMVTTAATILSGLAGYFPARMAANLNPVDTIRND
- a CDS encoding LIC_10230 family protein, producing MEKFKKQLPILTPLFIALVILHSLFVDYSVQFPDSFSSENSESAIQAMKPQVVSENGVLNRISYLESFLVELESRELPVDTEQEETKDNIKRVLVGQKLLLGLSLFYLLLSFSVAVSYVFRVWFHKVLANVFYPISFVFLLPKVFFQLNLMVQNEVFSYFYFVFLVCTYISSILSYRWILKNKELAEGFQALQFSSSLEEEGRSPSSTKTGSIFSPIFHVAIIILIGILIGNLIYIPLFLLQKHYVSEFSYFIFFLLGILSLFYIFNYKKVGGEPSINNWKNFAVSFAYLQFRFLRNSFWAMFSTVVIVLFVTFLFSLLLFNIDLIQNNLGLFGKSTEF
- a CDS encoding toxin-antitoxin system YwqK family antitoxin, coding for MTSTSTPIKESSIWIFVSLLLFVLLVGLVFGPCKGTVTRPSSVPKEAEYQKKTNYYKLTADGTYREWYENGNLVTEVPVNAFGQPNGKSNRLNYLNGIPIMEGNFVNGDRDGLWKFHFSDGKPYIELNYQSGNRKKQLWIQTAELGNETGSYQRYFHSGRLNEKGFFDGGFRTGDWVRYYPDTKVEEKGSYENDKKVGEWFYYYPTGTKEASEVYNSEGELLKRVTYYPNGQLWCVVQKGKDPECH
- a CDS encoding ATP--guanido phosphotransferase — protein: MRFCRFCGTKESQFRKSGKFGCIHCVSVFDYPKPNHKKIISDKEIQTLENFVKENPKSLTLLSLRTRITRNLKSNLFPFYEPSELKSKQLLVDNKMDFFLYPNQSLSTETRNENPESMMGFYLGSEDHIRFEKIVPGGQWCRKKNESGFGNYLSIYRFFFQKENWAHHPELGFVSSCPTNLGAGRRDSLLVAVEPEAVSEFFSKLQSLLEFGIEFAPSSDHRTRNIGKDRVIVVKISWKNASVIQKRKFYKILGLLGSY